A single Chloroflexota bacterium DNA region contains:
- a CDS encoding ABC transporter permease has translation MIPMVILIILAICAAFSPLIAPYEPEKDQLRAVLASPAWYPPCEEGQISNKFESCNTNGIPLGRDERVYHFILGADQLGRDIVSRIVYGARLSLSLAAIAIAIGTIFGTTVGLIAGYYGGFIDEVIMRIVDVFNAIPYILLAIALVLVLGQSFAVVAFVLALGAWTGIARLVRGQTLQVRNFDYIALATIAGASTFRIMFRHLLPAVANTVVVASTLQVGSTILSESILSFLGAGVPPPTPSWGADISVGREFLGSAWWVAFFPGMAIFLTVLSFNFIGDWLRDRWDPRLRQI, from the coding sequence CTGATTCCGATGGTGATACTGATCATTCTCGCGATATGCGCGGCGTTCTCGCCGCTGATTGCGCCCTACGAGCCGGAGAAGGATCAGCTCCGCGCTGTGCTTGCCTCTCCCGCTTGGTATCCGCCGTGCGAAGAAGGGCAAATCAGCAACAAGTTCGAGAGCTGCAACACCAACGGCATCCCGCTGGGACGCGACGAGCGAGTCTATCACTTCATTCTCGGCGCAGACCAACTCGGACGCGACATCGTTAGCCGCATAGTCTATGGTGCGCGGCTGTCGCTCAGCCTCGCTGCAATCGCAATCGCAATAGGCACGATTTTCGGCACGACGGTCGGGCTGATAGCGGGCTACTACGGCGGATTCATCGACGAAGTGATAATGCGCATCGTCGATGTGTTCAACGCCATCCCATACATTCTGCTCGCCATCGCGCTCGTGCTCGTCTTAGGGCAGAGCTTCGCCGTGGTCGCGTTCGTTCTTGCGCTCGGCGCGTGGACCGGCATCGCGCGTCTCGTGCGCGGTCAAACGCTGCAAGTGCGCAACTTCGACTACATTGCGCTCGCGACAATCGCCGGCGCATCCACCTTCCGCATAATGTTCCGCCATCTGCTGCCCGCCGTCGCTAACACTGTGGTCGTGGCGAGCACGCTGCAGGTCGGCAGCACCATTCTGTCCGAAAGCATCCTGTCGTTCCTGGGCGCGGGCGTCCCGCCGCCTACGCCGTCTTGGGGCGCGGACATATCCGTCGGTCGTGAGTTCCTCGGCTCGGCGTGGTGGGTTGCTTTCTTCCCCGGAATGGCAATCTTCCTGACGGTGCTGTCGTTCAACTTCATCGGCGACTGGCTGCGAGACCGTTGGGACCCGCGCCTGCGTCAGATTTAA
- a CDS encoding ABC transporter permease: MKVFILRRLLFLVVAIVAATLIVFALSRLQGDPRNVMLNVGYVSPEQWEAWGKQFHLDKPLIVQYLIWAGKGFFQGDFGESLKTGKPVLEEVFYFAPASLQLGLSAVLFVLITGIPLGILSAVKRGTFWDVVGRTFAVFGQALPPFWLGIMLILVFSVTLDWLPSGTRGHDASSWLDRLRYYPMPAVTLGWLASAGLMRLVRSSMLEVLDSEYVKLARAKGVATGTVIWKHAFKNALIPPLTFAGLILVGFIGGTVVTETVFAWPGLGQMTYRSIINNDFPLMTGAVLVFTALYVFAIFIIDVLYAFIDPRIRYS; the protein is encoded by the coding sequence ATGAAAGTCTTCATTCTGAGGCGATTGCTCTTCTTGGTGGTGGCGATAGTCGCCGCGACCCTGATAGTGTTCGCGCTTTCACGCCTACAGGGCGACCCGCGTAATGTAATGCTCAATGTCGGCTATGTGTCGCCGGAGCAGTGGGAAGCTTGGGGCAAGCAGTTCCACCTAGACAAGCCGCTCATCGTCCAATACCTGATTTGGGCGGGCAAGGGCTTTTTCCAAGGCGACTTCGGTGAATCCCTGAAGACAGGCAAGCCCGTGCTTGAAGAAGTCTTCTACTTCGCGCCGGCAAGCCTGCAACTCGGTCTGTCCGCAGTTCTGTTCGTGCTGATTACCGGCATACCGCTAGGCATACTGTCTGCGGTTAAGCGCGGCACGTTTTGGGATGTGGTAGGCAGAACATTCGCCGTATTCGGGCAGGCGCTGCCACCGTTCTGGCTGGGCATAATGCTTATTCTGGTGTTCAGCGTAACGCTTGATTGGTTGCCGTCCGGGACGCGCGGGCACGACGCCAGCAGCTGGCTTGACCGCCTGCGCTACTATCCGATGCCCGCGGTAACGCTCGGCTGGCTTGCATCCGCAGGGCTGATGCGCCTGGTTCGCTCGTCCATGCTCGAAGTGCTGGATTCGGAATATGTCAAGCTGGCGCGAGCAAAGGGCGTGGCGACTGGCACGGTCATCTGGAAGCATGCTTTCAAGAACGCGCTCATCCCGCCTCTGACATTTGCCGGGCTGATTCTTGTCGGCTTCATCGGCGGCACGGTGGTCACGGAGACGGTGTTCGCCTGGCCAGGCTTGGGGCAGATGACCTACCGCTCCATCATCAACAACGATTTCCCGTTGATGACGGGCGCGGTGCTGGTTTTCACGGCGCTGTATGTGTTCGCCATCTTTATCATCGATGTGCTGTACGCCTTCATAGACCCTCGAATTCGCTACTCGTAA